The following are encoded together in the Desulfobacterales bacterium genome:
- a CDS encoding DUF190 domain-containing protein has protein sequence MVEIVDAADKIEAFLPQLDTMIGEGLVTLEKVRVIVYRHNAKV, from the coding sequence GTGGTGGAGATCGTTGACGCAGCGGATAAGATCGAGGCTTTTCTGCCGCAGTTGGATACCATGATCGGCGAGGGCCTGGTGACCCTGGAAAAAGTCCGGGTCATCGTCTACAGGCACAACGCCAAGGT